Below is a window of Streptomyces genisteinicus DNA.
GATCGTGCTCAGCGGCACCAAGGTCCGGGCGTACGACACCGACCACTACCGGCCGCTGATCGACCTGGTCCACGGCAGCGGCGTCCCGGTCTTCGGGATCTGCGGCGGCATGCAGATCCTGGCCGTGTCCGCCGGCGGGCAGCTCGCCGACGGCCCCCAGCGGGTCGGCGGCTACCGGGTCCAGGTCGACAAGGAGGACCCGCTCTTCACCCATGTGAAACCGACCGTGACCGTCTTCCACCGGCACACCCTCTACCTCCAGGAGGCCCCCGAGGGCTTCCGCTCCATCGGCCGCTCGGAGCACGCGCCCGTCGAGTTCCTCCGGTCCGACGACGGCCGGATCCTCGGTTCCCAGGCGCATCTGGAGTTCCGCTCCGACGGACTGGAGATCCTGCGGGGCTTCACCGAGCTCTACCGGTGAGGCACCCGCGCCGCACCCCGCCGGACCGTCACCGGCGTTCTTCGTACGCACCCCTCGTGTCGCACATGTCCCATGTGCGGGGAAGGACTTGGCAATGAGTGATCAGGACAGCCCGCAGGAGCCCGCGTTCACGGTCTCCCTGAACGGCAGCGGAGGTTCGGTCAGGGGCTGGGTGGTCGTCGACTCGCTGTACGACGGCCTGGCGATGGGCGGCACCCGGCGGACGGCAGGGGTCACCGAGGAGGAAGTGGCGGGCCTGGCCCGCGACATGACGGACAAGTTCACGCTCGCCCGGCTGCCCATCGGAGGCGCCAAGGCCGGCATCGTCGCCGACGACGCGGACCGCGAGGAGACCTTCCGCACCTTCGGCAGGACCGTCAAGCCGCTGCTGCACGGCGGCATCCATCTGGGCATCGACATGGGCGTCACCCCCGCCGACCGCGCCGTCTTCTTCGACGCGGCGGGCTACGACCCCCGCTACCGGCTCGGCGCCCCCGACATGCCGATCGACTGGCGGACCTACTACGAGCCGCTGATCGACGCCACCGGCCACGGTGTCGGCGTCGCGGCGGTCACGGCGCTGGAGGCGAGCGGCCGCACCGGCCCCGCCCGGGTGGTCGTGCAGGGCTTCGGCGCGGTGGGCCGGGCGGTGGCCCGCTTCCTGGAGGACCGGGGACATGTCGTGGTCGGTGTCGCGGACGTCGAGGGCACCATCAGCGCGGAGCGCATCCCGGTGGCCGATCTGGTCGCGATCACCGACGAGTACGGCCGGATCGACCGGACGCGGCTGCCGCAGGACGTGACCGTGTCGTCCGAGCCGGACGCCTGGCTGGACGTCGACGCCGACCTGCTGATCCTCGCCGCGCAGAAGCACGCGGTGAACGCGGAGAACGCGCACCGGCTGCGGGCGCGGCTGGTCGTCGAGGGGGCCAACCTCGCCTCCGGGGCCCAGGCGAAGGAGAAGGTGCGGGCGGCGGGGGCCGTGCTGGTGCCCGGGGTGATCGCCAACATCGGCGGCGCGGCGTCGGCGGCGCTGGCCGTCACCCGGGTGGTGCCCTTCGGCCTGGCGGCCGAGGCGCGCAAGGCGTGGGTCTTCGACTGGGTCGGCGACACGGTGCGGCACAACACCCGCGACCTGCTGGAGATCGCGGCGTCGAGCGCGGGCGACCCGCTCCCGGAGCTGCTCGCGGCGCGGCGCGGGGAGCGCCGGTGACCGCGGTCCCGGCACCGGCCGGGACGGCGGACCGCACCGCCCGGGGCGTCCCCCCGGGCGCGGGCAACGCGTCCGGGCCGGGGGCCGGTACGGCATCCGGGCCGGGCTCCGGGAACGGGCCGGGGCCCGGGAACGGACCGGGCTCGGGGAACGGGCCGGGGCCCGGGAACGGACCGGACTCCGGAAACGGACCGGGCTCCGGCGGGGGCGCGCCGCGCGACGGCAAGGACCTCCCCGCGGACGTGACGGCCGCGGGTGCGCGGGTCACGGCCGCGGAGGCGGCCGAGTACCGCCGGCACGGGTGGTGGCGCGCGGAGACCTTCCTCGACGACCTGTTCCGGCAGGCGCGGGAGCGGCCGCACCGGCTCGCGATCGCGGCCCGGCGGGTCGCGGAGTCCCGCACCGACACCCTGGACTGGGCCGAACTGGCCCGGCTCACCGACCGCTTCGCCCTGGCGCTGCTCGACCTCGGCGTCCGGCGCGGCGACTTCGTCGCCGTGCAGCTCCCCAACCGGTGGGAGATGGTGCCCCTGATCTTCGCCACCGCGCGGATCGGCGCCGTGATCTGCCCGATCTCGCCGGTCTGCCCGGACGAGGAGCTGCGGCACCGCCTCGGCCTCACCCGGGCCCGGGTGTTCGTCACCCTGCCCCAGTGGTCGGGGACCGGCCTCGCCGCGATCGGGGTACGGCTCCGGGAGGAGCTGGACACCCTCGATCACGTGGTCGTCGTGGACGGCCCGGTGCCCGAGGGCGCCCACTCCTTCCACGAGCGCTTCACCGCCCCGGCGGACGAGGAGCGGCGTGCCGGTGAGCTCGACGGCCTGGCCCTCGGGCCCGACGAGCCCTTCGTCGTCCTCTTCACCTCCGGGACCACGGGCGAGTCCAAGGGCGTGCTGCACAGCCAGAACACCGTCCAC
It encodes the following:
- a CDS encoding type 1 glutamine amidotransferase — encoded protein: MAQPRVLVVDNGTLSLPQLRARFEQLGSDTDAVGAASVPKTLGGRYQAIVLSGTKVRAYDTDHYRPLIDLVHGSGVPVFGICGGMQILAVSAGGQLADGPQRVGGYRVQVDKEDPLFTHVKPTVTVFHRHTLYLQEAPEGFRSIGRSEHAPVEFLRSDDGRILGSQAHLEFRSDGLEILRGFTELYR
- a CDS encoding Glu/Leu/Phe/Val dehydrogenase gives rise to the protein MSDQDSPQEPAFTVSLNGSGGSVRGWVVVDSLYDGLAMGGTRRTAGVTEEEVAGLARDMTDKFTLARLPIGGAKAGIVADDADREETFRTFGRTVKPLLHGGIHLGIDMGVTPADRAVFFDAAGYDPRYRLGAPDMPIDWRTYYEPLIDATGHGVGVAAVTALEASGRTGPARVVVQGFGAVGRAVARFLEDRGHVVVGVADVEGTISAERIPVADLVAITDEYGRIDRTRLPQDVTVSSEPDAWLDVDADLLILAAQKHAVNAENAHRLRARLVVEGANLASGAQAKEKVRAAGAVLVPGVIANIGGAASAALAVTRVVPFGLAAEARKAWVFDWVGDTVRHNTRDLLEIAASSAGDPLPELLAARRGERR